The Burkholderia pyrrocinia genome includes a region encoding these proteins:
- the sctL gene encoding type III secretion system stator protein SctL — MGLAFLITSDNLQLLSERKVLKEREYAALLDASAVIATAHDEAARIVADAQREFDKRQAAGYDEGMRRAQREQAAQAYTQALAATRTMETMKDAMADIVVKAVRAIVGEMSTQKLYEAALARIAPLVRDEAFLIVRIAPGRQDEMREALDGAFAGQSNRQKIRIVEDAQLERHACTVETPSGRIDASLDLQIDALRQAIRRDALKGAAR, encoded by the coding sequence ATGGGATTGGCTTTTCTGATCACGAGCGACAACCTGCAGCTGCTGTCGGAGCGCAAGGTGCTAAAGGAGCGCGAATACGCGGCGCTGCTCGACGCGTCCGCGGTGATCGCGACCGCGCACGACGAGGCCGCGCGCATCGTCGCCGACGCACAGCGCGAATTCGACAAGCGGCAGGCGGCCGGCTACGACGAAGGGATGCGTCGCGCGCAGCGCGAGCAGGCGGCGCAGGCGTACACGCAGGCGCTCGCGGCCACGCGCACGATGGAGACGATGAAGGATGCGATGGCCGATATCGTCGTGAAGGCCGTGCGCGCGATCGTCGGCGAGATGAGCACGCAGAAGCTGTACGAGGCCGCGCTGGCGCGGATCGCGCCGCTCGTGCGCGACGAGGCGTTCCTGATCGTGCGCATCGCGCCCGGCCGGCAGGACGAGATGCGCGAGGCGCTCGACGGCGCGTTCGCGGGGCAGTCGAACCGGCAGAAGATCCGCATCGTCGAGGACGCGCAGCTCGAACGCCACGCGTGCACGGTCGAGACGCCGTCCGGGCGCATCGACGCGAGTCTCGACCTGCAGATCGACGCGCTGCGCCAGGCGATCCGCCGCGACGCGCTGAAGGGCGCCGCGCGATGA
- the sctT gene encoding type III secretion system export apparatus subunit SctT, with protein sequence MLDQAAGFNDVAGMLRPLLYVMPRLLPIMFVVPVFNEQIITGLVRNGIAVVIAAFVAPAIDSAQVAALPFLMWCLLVAKEAVVGLLLAGAFSAVLFAIQGVGYLIDFQTGSGSAAFFDPMGGHEGGPTSGFLNFVAITLFVTAGGLQVLVQLFAQSYAWWPIGSLGPDFSSMLQTFIVRQTDTIFEWMVKLAAPVTIVLVLVELGIGLVGRAVPQLNIFVFSQPLKSALALLMMVLFLPVVYAALHSLLSPDSGLMALLRALFAAHGGA encoded by the coding sequence ATGCTAGACCAGGCCGCGGGTTTCAACGACGTCGCGGGCATGCTGCGGCCGCTGCTCTATGTGATGCCGCGGCTGTTGCCGATCATGTTCGTCGTGCCGGTGTTCAACGAGCAGATCATCACGGGCCTCGTGCGCAACGGGATCGCCGTCGTGATCGCCGCGTTCGTCGCGCCGGCGATCGATTCCGCGCAGGTGGCCGCGCTGCCGTTCCTGATGTGGTGCCTGCTCGTCGCGAAGGAGGCGGTGGTCGGCCTGCTGCTCGCGGGCGCGTTCAGCGCAGTGCTGTTCGCGATCCAGGGCGTCGGCTACCTGATCGACTTCCAGACGGGCAGCGGCAGCGCCGCGTTTTTCGATCCGATGGGCGGACACGAGGGCGGCCCGACGTCGGGCTTCCTCAATTTCGTCGCGATCACGCTGTTCGTCACGGCGGGCGGGCTGCAGGTGCTGGTGCAACTGTTCGCGCAGTCGTACGCGTGGTGGCCGATCGGCTCGCTCGGCCCCGATTTCTCGTCGATGCTGCAGACTTTCATCGTGCGGCAGACCGACACGATCTTCGAATGGATGGTGAAGCTCGCCGCGCCGGTGACGATCGTGCTGGTGCTCGTCGAGCTTGGCATCGGCCTCGTCGGGCGCGCGGTGCCGCAGCTCAACATCTTCGTGTTCTCGCAGCCGCTGAAGAGCGCGCTCGCGCTGCTGATGATGGTGCTGTTCCTGCCGGTGGTGTACGCGGCGCTGCATTCGCTGCTGAGCCCCGACAGCGGGCTGATGGCGCTGCTGCGCGCGCTGTTCGCCGCGCATGGCGGCGCCTGA
- the sctN gene encoding type III secretion system ATPase SctN: protein MNAPLDDPQPFGDDDGAPFDRGRLVGELDAGLAFFSPVSVQGRVNHAVGQILNATGIRARLGEICELRTPNQPTLLAEVVGFSRQTTLLTPLGDVAGLSPETTVVPSGREHVFPVGEGLFGRVLDGLGRPLDDRGPVTGAAWVSTQQDPPNPLARKMIDTPFPTGVRVIDGLMTLGIGQRVGIFAPSGVGKSTLLGMIARGAQADVNVIALVGERGREVREFIEHSLSPEVRARSIVVVSTSDRPAMERVKSALVATAIAEHFRDAGKRVLLLVDSLTRFARAQREVGLASGEPPTRRSFPPSTFAVLPRLLERAGQGANGSITALYTVLVEGDEESDPIAEEVRSILDGHIVLSRKIALANRYPAIDVLASLSRVMPLVSSRAHQHAAARVRELIAKYQEIELLVQIGEYREGSDRLGDLALRARDAIGAFCAQASHEDVRFDALLAKLTKLANDHV from the coding sequence ATGAACGCGCCGCTCGACGATCCGCAGCCGTTCGGCGACGACGACGGCGCGCCGTTCGATCGCGGCCGCCTCGTCGGCGAACTCGACGCGGGGCTCGCGTTCTTCTCGCCGGTGTCGGTGCAGGGCCGCGTCAATCACGCGGTCGGGCAGATCCTCAACGCGACCGGCATCCGCGCGCGGCTCGGCGAGATCTGCGAGCTGCGCACGCCGAACCAGCCGACGCTGCTCGCCGAGGTGGTCGGCTTTTCGCGGCAGACGACGCTGCTCACGCCGCTCGGCGACGTGGCCGGGCTGTCGCCGGAGACGACCGTCGTGCCGTCCGGGCGCGAGCATGTGTTCCCGGTGGGCGAAGGGCTGTTCGGCCGCGTGCTCGACGGGCTCGGCCGGCCGCTCGACGATCGCGGGCCGGTGACGGGCGCCGCGTGGGTGTCGACGCAGCAGGACCCGCCGAACCCGCTCGCACGCAAGATGATCGACACACCGTTTCCGACCGGCGTGCGCGTGATCGACGGGCTGATGACGCTCGGCATCGGGCAGCGCGTCGGCATCTTCGCGCCGTCCGGCGTCGGCAAGAGCACGCTGCTCGGGATGATCGCGCGCGGCGCGCAGGCCGACGTGAACGTGATCGCGCTGGTCGGCGAACGCGGCCGCGAGGTGCGCGAATTCATCGAGCACAGCCTGTCGCCCGAGGTGCGCGCGCGCTCGATCGTGGTCGTGTCGACGTCCGATCGCCCCGCGATGGAGCGCGTGAAATCCGCGCTCGTCGCGACCGCGATTGCCGAACATTTCCGCGATGCGGGCAAGCGCGTGCTGCTGCTCGTCGATTCGCTGACGCGCTTCGCGCGCGCGCAGCGCGAGGTCGGCCTCGCGAGCGGCGAGCCGCCGACGCGGCGCAGCTTTCCGCCGTCGACGTTCGCGGTGCTGCCGCGGCTGCTCGAACGCGCGGGGCAGGGCGCGAACGGGTCGATTACCGCGCTCTACACGGTGCTGGTCGAAGGCGACGAGGAGTCGGACCCGATCGCCGAGGAAGTGCGCTCGATCCTCGACGGCCATATCGTGCTGTCGCGCAAGATCGCGCTCGCGAACCGCTATCCGGCGATCGACGTGCTCGCGAGCCTGTCGCGCGTGATGCCGCTCGTGTCGAGCCGCGCGCATCAGCATGCGGCCGCGCGCGTGCGCGAGCTGATCGCGAAGTACCAGGAGATCGAACTGCTCGTGCAGATCGGCGAGTATCGCGAAGGCAGCGACCGGCTCGGCGATCTCGCGCTGCGCGCGCGCGACGCGATCGGCGCGTTCTGCGCGCAGGCGTCGCACGAGGACGTGCGCTTCGATGCGCTGCTCGCGAAGCTGACGAAACTGGCAAACGATCATGTCTGA
- the sctJ gene encoding type III secretion system inner membrane ring lipoprotein SctJ — MTTIDSTPRAHAWRSRAARTLLAGLLVLLAGCQKELYSGLSERDANQMVAVLGDAGISASKDNDARDTSDRNAWLVSVADGDMQPALTVLQANGLPKPSYASLGELFQKQGLVSTPAEERVRYLYGVSQDLSRTLQDIEGVVVARVQVVIPENDPLADKIKPSSAAVYIRYRPGVDLRAMAPMVKDLVAHSIEGLQYDNVSLFLQPAAARATRVDGIGSAVTDIVRLRSPLGWLVFALILLTCAVIALSAARRGMFGARLAGLLGAPRGANGVGGSSAQQAGGGLRTPDGARDGA, encoded by the coding sequence ATGACGACGATCGATTCGACGCCGCGCGCGCATGCGTGGCGCAGCCGGGCGGCGCGCACGCTGCTCGCGGGGCTGCTCGTGCTGTTGGCCGGGTGCCAGAAGGAGTTGTACTCGGGCCTGTCGGAGCGCGACGCGAACCAGATGGTCGCGGTGCTCGGCGACGCGGGCATCAGCGCATCGAAGGACAACGACGCGCGCGACACGTCGGACCGCAACGCGTGGCTGGTGAGCGTCGCGGACGGCGACATGCAGCCGGCGCTCACGGTGCTGCAGGCGAACGGGCTGCCGAAGCCGAGCTACGCGAGCCTCGGCGAGCTGTTCCAGAAGCAGGGCCTCGTGTCGACGCCGGCCGAGGAGCGCGTGCGCTACCTGTACGGCGTGTCGCAGGACCTGTCGCGCACGCTGCAGGACATCGAGGGCGTGGTCGTCGCGCGCGTGCAGGTCGTGATTCCGGAGAACGATCCGCTCGCGGACAAGATCAAGCCGTCGTCGGCGGCCGTGTATATCCGCTACCGGCCCGGCGTCGACCTGCGCGCGATGGCGCCGATGGTCAAGGATCTCGTCGCGCACAGCATCGAAGGGCTGCAGTACGACAACGTGTCGCTGTTCCTGCAGCCGGCCGCCGCGCGCGCGACGCGCGTGGACGGGATCGGCAGCGCGGTGACCGATATCGTGCGGCTGCGCTCGCCGCTCGGCTGGCTCGTGTTCGCGCTGATCCTGCTGACCTGCGCGGTGATCGCGCTGTCGGCCGCGCGGCGCGGCATGTTCGGCGCGCGGCTCGCGGGCCTGCTCGGCGCACCGCGCGGCGCGAACGGCGTTGGCGGTTCGTCCGCGCAGCAGGCCGGCGGCGGGCTGCGCACGCCGGACGGCGCGCGCGACGGCGCATGA
- the sctD gene encoding type III secretion system inner membrane ring subunit SctD has translation MSTTIIDPHGDGALPGGAGGAGAGPAALASPWNLCFLSGPMYGRTMSLARGANWVGTAADCEVILPDREIGAKQVCLQVGALAVTVQNHGGEAGAPVLFNDEPLGTGRRSMTPHDVVTVGSIRLGIARHAQASVALPDEADAPDAAREAAWLGWLTGGLRRLGSRRLVIALVALWIGVLLGALGYGFVTWSGRLPWQHESVLARTHRLQQLLHAYPELAVAPRDDGVIVSGYVSDPAARERVAQIVAGVDNAALGNIYVVSDLVATAQTYFSDTALTVAYLGRGRIELTGAAARAQIEPRIRNYMKDARPALEVVDHVRDADPAAPRTTTTLGGMAGIPEITTVFAGDGDQRYIETADGSRYFEGARLKDGPTVVSIGPDEVVFERNGQRITMPLGGSSANATAPEQAPVPPVAPLASGAAAGVAQPVPGPTLLPDAPAAGAATAGVSKEAAH, from the coding sequence ATGTCGACGACCATCATTGACCCGCACGGCGACGGCGCATTGCCCGGCGGCGCGGGAGGCGCGGGGGCCGGTCCGGCCGCGCTCGCGTCGCCGTGGAACCTGTGCTTCCTGAGCGGGCCGATGTATGGCCGCACGATGTCGCTCGCGCGCGGCGCGAACTGGGTCGGCACCGCGGCCGATTGCGAAGTGATCCTGCCCGATCGCGAGATCGGCGCGAAACAGGTGTGCCTGCAGGTCGGCGCGCTCGCGGTGACCGTGCAGAACCACGGCGGCGAGGCCGGCGCGCCGGTGCTGTTCAACGACGAGCCGCTCGGCACGGGCCGCCGTTCGATGACGCCGCACGACGTCGTGACGGTCGGCTCGATCCGGCTCGGCATCGCGCGGCACGCGCAGGCGAGCGTCGCGCTGCCCGACGAAGCCGATGCGCCGGACGCCGCGCGCGAGGCCGCGTGGCTCGGCTGGCTCACGGGCGGGCTGCGCCGCCTCGGCAGCCGGCGGCTGGTGATCGCGCTGGTCGCGCTGTGGATCGGCGTGCTGCTCGGCGCGCTCGGCTACGGCTTCGTCACGTGGTCGGGGCGCCTGCCGTGGCAGCACGAATCGGTGCTCGCGCGCACGCACCGGCTGCAGCAACTGCTGCACGCGTATCCGGAGCTGGCCGTCGCGCCGCGCGACGACGGCGTGATCGTGTCGGGCTACGTGAGCGATCCGGCCGCGCGCGAACGCGTCGCGCAGATCGTCGCAGGCGTCGACAACGCGGCGCTCGGCAACATCTACGTGGTCAGCGATCTGGTCGCGACCGCGCAGACCTATTTCAGCGATACGGCGCTGACGGTCGCCTATCTCGGCCGCGGCCGGATCGAACTGACGGGCGCGGCCGCGCGCGCGCAGATCGAGCCGCGCATCCGCAACTACATGAAGGACGCGCGCCCGGCGCTCGAAGTGGTCGATCACGTGCGCGATGCCGATCCGGCCGCGCCGCGCACGACGACGACGCTCGGCGGGATGGCCGGCATTCCGGAGATCACGACCGTGTTCGCCGGCGACGGCGACCAGCGCTACATCGAGACGGCCGACGGCAGCCGCTATTTCGAGGGCGCGCGGTTGAAGGACGGGCCGACGGTCGTGTCGATCGGCCCGGACGAAGTCGTGTTCGAGCGCAACGGCCAGCGCATCACGATGCCGCTCGGCGGCTCGTCGGCGAACGCGACCGCGCCCGAACAGGCGCCAGTGCCGCCCGTAGCGCCGCTCGCGAGCGGCGCGGCGGCCGGGGTCGCGCAGCCGGTGCCGGGGCCGACGCTGTTGCCGGATGCGCCGGCGGCCGGTGCCGCGACGGCGGGCGTATCGAAGGAGGCGGCGCACTAG
- the sctC gene encoding type III secretion system outer membrane ring subunit SctC, with amino-acid sequence MRRRVASIRFQPRSLQRAALAVCATALLTASLCMAPAQPARAADLRWRNKPFTIVANGKKIGDFIRELASSQGVTAVVDPKVDGVISGRFSGTPQQTLDTICSTYGLTWYYDGSFLYVDPADQSQTQMIPIPPNAAGEIGRALQAMQIPDKRYTLVINDRANSVYVAGPRRYVELVRQAVGSVGDPSANGAHADIRAFRLKYGWASDFTINRSGKEVTVPGVSTILRRLFGKGGGTNAPPSSTPLGQAARQVKLGSGMTIAVPRLDFPDISGGPRTGGYSGDTSAGGGFSPFASAGGGDTLPQIVADPAINAVIVRDLPENMYRYQSLINQLDERPRIVEINVTIIDINEDSLDSLGIDWRLHTTHGDVQIGNGQNPLNGNTQYNGAGNPPLTFGVGTSETGQTGTFLPTGIALTASIGGSLRNYLLTRVNALAQKGQAQLRSKPKVLALDNTEAILENLTQFYVQVQGYQDSSLYSVTTGTSIKVTPMIVDEAIRNAAAVSGNPQSVMMSIDIQDGNVVPGQAVSNVPVIQQRNIVTKTMIDEGKSLLIAGFNDDEVKLNKSGVPWLSDIPLIGNLFKYTDKSGNHMERFYLLTPRVVTTASMYAPDGSPVNPGADGPANPEGMSMYRPPDNDIAVPLTPKPLPGTKFGPPALPPPKDAASQPAATTAGASTHVDDHH; translated from the coding sequence ATGCGTCGACGCGTCGCCTCGATCCGGTTTCAACCGCGCAGCCTGCAACGGGCCGCGCTTGCCGTGTGCGCGACCGCGCTGCTCACGGCGTCGCTGTGCATGGCGCCCGCGCAGCCGGCGCGTGCCGCGGACCTGCGCTGGCGCAACAAGCCGTTCACGATCGTCGCGAACGGCAAGAAGATCGGCGACTTCATCCGCGAGCTCGCGTCGTCGCAGGGCGTGACGGCGGTGGTCGACCCGAAGGTCGACGGCGTGATCAGCGGCCGCTTCTCGGGCACGCCGCAGCAGACGCTCGACACGATCTGCTCGACCTACGGGCTCACGTGGTACTACGACGGCTCGTTCCTGTACGTCGATCCGGCCGACCAGTCGCAGACGCAGATGATCCCGATCCCGCCGAATGCGGCCGGCGAAATCGGCCGCGCGCTGCAGGCAATGCAGATTCCCGACAAGCGCTACACGCTCGTGATCAACGACCGCGCGAACAGCGTGTACGTGGCCGGCCCGCGCCGCTACGTCGAGCTCGTGCGGCAGGCGGTCGGCTCGGTCGGCGATCCGTCGGCGAACGGCGCGCACGCGGATATCCGCGCGTTCCGGCTGAAGTACGGCTGGGCGTCGGACTTCACGATCAATCGCTCGGGCAAGGAAGTGACGGTGCCGGGCGTCTCGACGATCCTGCGCCGGCTGTTCGGCAAGGGCGGCGGCACGAACGCGCCGCCGTCGAGCACGCCGCTCGGGCAGGCCGCGCGCCAGGTGAAGCTCGGTTCGGGGATGACGATCGCGGTGCCGCGCCTCGACTTCCCCGATATCTCCGGCGGCCCGCGCACGGGCGGTTATTCCGGCGACACCAGCGCGGGCGGCGGGTTCTCGCCGTTCGCGAGCGCCGGCGGCGGCGACACGCTGCCGCAGATCGTCGCCGACCCGGCGATCAACGCGGTGATCGTGCGCGACCTGCCGGAGAACATGTACCGCTACCAGTCGCTGATCAACCAGCTCGACGAGCGGCCGCGCATCGTCGAGATCAACGTGACGATCATCGACATCAACGAGGATTCGCTCGACAGCCTCGGGATCGACTGGCGCCTGCACACGACGCACGGCGACGTGCAGATCGGCAACGGCCAGAACCCGCTGAACGGCAACACGCAGTACAACGGCGCGGGCAATCCGCCGCTGACGTTCGGCGTCGGCACGTCCGAAACCGGGCAGACGGGCACCTTCCTGCCGACCGGCATCGCGCTGACCGCGTCGATCGGCGGGTCGCTGCGCAACTACCTGCTCACGCGCGTGAACGCGCTCGCGCAGAAGGGGCAGGCGCAACTGCGTTCGAAGCCGAAGGTGCTCGCGCTCGACAACACCGAGGCGATCCTCGAGAACCTCACGCAGTTCTACGTGCAGGTGCAGGGCTACCAGGATTCGTCGCTGTACAGCGTGACGACCGGCACCAGCATCAAGGTGACGCCGATGATCGTCGACGAGGCGATCCGCAACGCGGCCGCCGTGTCCGGCAATCCGCAGAGCGTGATGATGTCGATCGACATCCAGGACGGCAACGTCGTGCCGGGGCAGGCCGTGTCGAACGTGCCGGTGATCCAGCAGCGCAACATCGTCACCAAGACGATGATCGACGAAGGCAAGAGCCTGCTGATCGCGGGCTTCAACGACGACGAGGTGAAACTGAACAAGAGCGGCGTGCCCTGGCTGTCCGACATCCCGCTGATCGGCAACCTGTTCAAGTACACCGACAAGTCGGGCAACCACATGGAGCGGTTCTACCTGCTGACGCCGCGCGTGGTGACGACCGCGTCGATGTATGCGCCGGACGGCTCGCCGGTGAACCCGGGCGCCGACGGCCCGGCCAATCCGGAAGGGATGTCGATGTACCGCCCGCCGGACAACGACATCGCGGTGCCGCTGACACCGAAGCCGCTGCCCGGCACGAAGTTCGGGCCGCCCGCGCTGCCGCCGCCGAAGGATGCGGCATCGCAGCCGGCAGCGACGACCGCAGGAGCGTCCACCCATGTCGACGACCATCATTGA
- the sctS gene encoding type III secretion system export apparatus subunit SctS: MTSSTILDLTRQALMLVLLLSLPIVAIATVTGLVVAILQAVTQVQDANIGIAVRLIAVMVALVLLSGWLGGEVLRFAQQALERMFVSSTGVL, encoded by the coding sequence ATGACGAGCTCGACGATCCTCGACCTGACGCGGCAGGCGCTGATGCTCGTGCTGCTGCTGTCGCTGCCGATCGTGGCGATCGCCACCGTCACGGGCCTCGTCGTCGCGATCCTGCAGGCCGTCACGCAGGTGCAGGACGCCAATATCGGCATCGCGGTGCGGCTGATCGCCGTGATGGTCGCGCTCGTGCTGCTGTCGGGCTGGCTCGGCGGCGAAGTGCTGCGCTTCGCGCAGCAGGCGCTGGAACGCATGTTCGTTTCTTCCACAGGAGTTCTTTGA
- a CDS encoding SctK family type III secretion system sorting platform protein: protein MSDPHALPPGDGPTPPDTAPLLWLQPLAPPPVARRAAFHALVCDFNLRPDRYLHVTRVPADWPARYRSPDAFGAAGRKLLARYLLDAHGVAGRHDFDVANPCARLALLPGAALEQLASYAGLLLHRAWLRDALAVRRIRAEVAARLGGDALELALERAPEFGALADTLEPWRADPVALPVVIRARGGRLLADFIGVAGDAVARRARLKFNRAIDDEAPYWLNRAQRDQFGELLFLFLIPERLASWDWLF, encoded by the coding sequence ATGAGCGATCCGCACGCGCTGCCGCCGGGCGATGGGCCCACCCCACCCGATACGGCGCCGCTGCTGTGGCTGCAGCCGCTCGCGCCGCCGCCCGTCGCGCGGCGCGCGGCGTTTCATGCGCTCGTCTGCGACTTCAACCTGCGGCCCGACCGCTATCTGCACGTGACGCGCGTGCCGGCCGACTGGCCCGCGCGCTACCGCTCGCCGGACGCGTTCGGCGCGGCCGGCCGCAAGCTGCTTGCGCGGTACCTGCTCGATGCGCACGGCGTGGCCGGCCGGCACGACTTCGACGTCGCGAACCCGTGCGCGCGGCTCGCGCTGCTGCCGGGCGCGGCGCTCGAGCAACTGGCGTCGTATGCGGGGCTGCTGCTGCATCGCGCGTGGCTGCGCGACGCGCTGGCCGTGCGGCGCATCCGCGCGGAAGTCGCGGCGAGGCTCGGCGGCGACGCGCTGGAGCTCGCGCTCGAACGCGCGCCGGAATTCGGCGCGCTCGCCGACACGCTCGAGCCGTGGCGCGCCGATCCCGTGGCGCTGCCGGTCGTGATCCGCGCGCGCGGCGGGCGGCTGCTCGCGGATTTCATCGGCGTGGCGGGCGACGCGGTCGCGCGGCGCGCGCGCCTGAAATTCAACCGCGCGATCGACGACGAAGCGCCTTACTGGCTGAACCGCGCGCAGCGCGACCAGTTCGGCGAACTGCTGTTCCTGTTTCTGATTCCCGAGAGGCTTGCGTCATGGGATTGGCTTTTCTGA
- the sctV gene encoding type III secretion system export apparatus subunit SctV, with translation MAEPKALLRDWQRLFSAGRGVSGRRLGGASPRADLFLASFIVAVVALFILPLPQAALDGMISLNLAASVVLLTVSTYVPSAVSFSAFPALLLFTTLFRLALNIASCKLILLHANAGHVIDAFGRLVVGNNVVVGGVVFLVIAVVQFIVIAKGSERVAEVGARFSLDAMPGKQMSIDADLRAGIISADEARERREQLEQESQMHGAMDGAMKFVKGDAIAGLVIAFINIVAGIAVGTLMHGMDIGEALQRYAILTVGDGMASQIPSLLVSIAAGIVTTRVATRDARQRQLGEQLGEQLGAHPRALLIAALVLAGFLVVPGFPKWSFALIALGLGAFALSQLKRKTTAPSFNLIQVAGRVGTADDGQPAKVSLAAGVTSLIAVSLSDELRTSLNLAQLQAALSSAKARVDADIGTVFPRITLNDDEAAAAGTYRIYLQDVLAAHGALKPGWLLWDGVAPLPERAERQPAEAFGPFATALWIKPDGAAPDGKWLSSESALAAHVEQIVRQHADELLGIQETQALVHLVRRDHPELVGELTRLVPLQRITEVLRRLLAEQVPIRNLRVIFESLITWAPNEPDDVIALVELVRVDLRRMITDRHAGTTRQLRVVLFEQNLQERIESAVMRTKQGNFLALSSGVKQDIGEQVRAIVQAAQAAGPGGHGNTQGVARLAVMVALGARRYVKTILQPVLPELAVLSYQEVEEDVQLHTVGWVKNPPDDGTIGAGADVRVPGAVQ, from the coding sequence ATGGCAGAACCGAAGGCGCTCCTCCGCGACTGGCAGCGGTTGTTTTCCGCCGGCCGCGGCGTGTCCGGACGGCGTCTCGGGGGCGCGTCGCCGCGCGCCGACCTGTTCCTCGCGTCGTTCATCGTCGCGGTCGTCGCGCTGTTCATCTTGCCGTTGCCGCAGGCCGCGCTCGACGGGATGATCTCGCTGAATCTCGCCGCGAGCGTCGTGCTGCTGACGGTGTCGACCTACGTGCCGTCGGCGGTCAGCTTCTCGGCGTTCCCGGCACTGCTGCTGTTCACGACGCTGTTCCGGCTCGCGCTGAACATCGCGTCGTGCAAGCTGATCCTGTTGCACGCGAACGCCGGCCACGTGATCGACGCGTTCGGGCGGCTCGTCGTCGGCAACAACGTGGTGGTGGGCGGCGTGGTGTTCCTCGTGATCGCCGTCGTGCAGTTCATCGTGATCGCGAAGGGGTCGGAGCGGGTGGCCGAGGTCGGCGCGCGCTTCTCGCTCGACGCGATGCCGGGCAAGCAGATGAGCATCGACGCGGACCTGCGCGCGGGCATCATCAGCGCCGATGAAGCGCGCGAGCGCCGCGAGCAGCTCGAGCAGGAATCGCAGATGCACGGCGCGATGGACGGCGCGATGAAGTTCGTGAAGGGCGACGCGATCGCGGGCCTCGTGATCGCGTTCATCAACATCGTCGCGGGGATCGCGGTCGGCACGCTGATGCACGGGATGGATATCGGCGAGGCGCTGCAGCGCTACGCGATCCTGACGGTCGGCGACGGGATGGCGTCGCAGATCCCGTCGCTGCTCGTGTCGATCGCGGCCGGCATCGTGACGACGCGGGTCGCGACGCGCGATGCGCGGCAGCGCCAGCTCGGCGAACAGCTCGGCGAGCAACTGGGCGCGCATCCGCGCGCGCTGCTGATCGCGGCGCTCGTGCTGGCCGGTTTCCTCGTCGTGCCCGGTTTTCCGAAATGGTCGTTCGCGCTGATCGCGCTCGGCCTCGGCGCGTTCGCGCTCTCGCAGCTCAAGCGCAAGACGACCGCGCCGAGCTTCAACCTGATCCAGGTCGCGGGGCGCGTCGGCACGGCCGACGACGGCCAGCCTGCGAAGGTGTCGCTCGCGGCGGGCGTCACATCGCTGATCGCGGTGTCGCTGTCCGACGAACTGCGCACGAGCCTGAACCTCGCGCAACTGCAGGCCGCGCTGTCGAGCGCGAAGGCGCGCGTCGACGCGGACATCGGCACGGTGTTCCCGCGCATCACGCTGAACGACGACGAGGCCGCGGCGGCCGGCACGTACCGGATCTACCTGCAGGACGTGCTCGCCGCGCACGGCGCGCTGAAGCCGGGCTGGCTGCTGTGGGACGGCGTCGCGCCGCTGCCCGAGCGGGCGGAGCGCCAGCCGGCCGAGGCGTTCGGCCCGTTCGCGACCGCGTTGTGGATCAAGCCCGACGGCGCCGCGCCGGACGGCAAGTGGCTGTCGAGCGAAAGCGCGCTCGCCGCGCACGTCGAGCAGATCGTGCGCCAGCATGCGGACGAACTGCTCGGGATCCAGGAGACGCAGGCGCTCGTGCATCTCGTGCGCCGCGATCACCCCGAACTCGTGGGCGAGCTGACGCGGCTCGTGCCGCTGCAGCGCATCACCGAGGTGCTGCGCCGGCTGCTCGCCGAACAGGTGCCGATCCGCAATTTGCGCGTGATCTTCGAGAGCCTGATCACGTGGGCGCCGAACGAGCCCGACGACGTGATCGCGCTGGTCGAACTCGTACGCGTCGACCTGCGCCGGATGATCACCGACCGCCATGCGGGCACGACGCGCCAGCTGCGGGTCGTGCTGTTCGAGCAGAACCTGCAGGAGCGGATCGAGAGCGCGGTGATGCGCACCAAGCAGGGCAATTTTCTCGCGCTGTCGAGCGGGGTCAAGCAGGACATCGGCGAGCAGGTGCGCGCGATCGTGCAGGCCGCGCAGGCGGCCGGCCCCGGCGGCCACGGCAATACGCAAGGCGTGGCACGGCTCGCGGTGATGGTCGCGCTCGGCGCGCGCCGTTACGTGAAGACGATCCTGCAGCCCGTGCTGCCCGAACTGGCGGTGCTGTCGTATCAGGAAGTCGAGGAGGACGTGCAGCTGCACACGGTCGGCTGGGTGAAGAACCCGCCGGACGACGGCACGATCGGCGCGGGCGCCGACGTGCGCGTGCCGGGCGCCGTGCAATGA